The following are encoded together in the Patescibacteria group bacterium genome:
- the dnaG gene encoding DNA primase: MADVIIEQIKQRLDIIELLSEYLKLQKAGSNWRAICPFHHENSPSFMVSSEKQIWHCFGCAKGGDIFTFIQEIEGIDFVEALKLLADKAHVTLPQYNPTQQDHKQKLLHIISLAQQFYSSALQESKEGEIARQYIKQRGLSADSVAAFGLGYSYLEWGRLHDFLKQQGISEADQTAAGLLINGHDRFRGRLMIPLHDGHGTVVGFTARTLQADETGGKYINSPQSDIYDKSNVVFGLFRAKTAIKKLHATLVVEGNLDVITAQQHGFTNTVATSGTAFTEQQILQLKRYSPNLLLAFDLDLAGQAAAERGIDLAMRHGMNIKIVRWPEQYKDPDDCIRANASLFKKAIHDAIGLVDYWFIHAGSDLQLTRVEHKKVLVQRLLPKLAKLTDPVEQAHYLQQLADVVHVDVRILQEKIAKGMKSNGNVVRVTQTNQPKTKPVLDRSTRLAEYVFGITLLLPEQFGYVRDYLDPEFVTDPALHDLYIRMLDQYNKSGQFECPADTDWLNRLRLQVNVEPTADALIQGIRELHKRYIQQRLRDIEIELKDTTTGDALLEEANLLTQQLTELSR, encoded by the coding sequence ATGGCTGATGTAATTATCGAACAAATTAAGCAGCGTCTTGATATAATTGAGTTGTTATCGGAGTATTTAAAATTGCAAAAAGCCGGCAGTAATTGGCGCGCCATTTGCCCCTTTCATCATGAAAACAGTCCCTCTTTCATGGTGAGTAGTGAGAAACAAATTTGGCACTGTTTTGGTTGTGCTAAGGGCGGCGATATTTTTACTTTTATTCAAGAGATAGAGGGGATAGATTTTGTTGAGGCTCTGAAATTATTAGCCGATAAAGCCCATGTCACATTGCCGCAGTATAATCCCACACAACAGGATCATAAACAAAAATTATTGCACATTATTAGTCTGGCGCAACAATTTTATAGTTCAGCTCTGCAAGAATCCAAAGAAGGTGAGATTGCCCGACAATATATTAAGCAACGTGGCTTGTCAGCTGACAGTGTGGCAGCGTTTGGTTTAGGCTATAGTTATTTAGAGTGGGGGAGGCTACACGATTTTTTAAAACAACAGGGTATCAGTGAGGCCGATCAAACCGCCGCCGGCTTGTTAATAAACGGGCACGATCGGTTTCGTGGACGCTTGATGATTCCATTACATGATGGGCACGGTACCGTAGTTGGTTTTACGGCGCGAACATTACAGGCGGATGAAACTGGTGGTAAATATATCAACTCACCGCAGTCGGACATTTATGATAAATCAAATGTCGTGTTCGGGTTGTTCCGAGCGAAGACTGCTATAAAAAAATTACACGCCACTTTAGTGGTTGAGGGCAATCTGGATGTGATCACGGCGCAACAGCATGGTTTTACCAATACTGTGGCCACTTCCGGCACGGCTTTTACCGAGCAACAAATTCTGCAACTCAAACGGTATTCACCTAATTTGTTGTTAGCCTTTGATTTAGATTTAGCCGGGCAAGCTGCCGCTGAACGGGGGATTGATTTAGCCATGCGCCATGGTATGAACATTAAAATTGTGCGCTGGCCAGAACAATATAAAGATCCCGATGATTGTATTCGTGCTAATGCCAGTTTATTTAAAAAGGCTATTCATGATGCCATTGGATTGGTTGATTATTGGTTTATCCATGCCGGTAGTGATTTGCAATTAACCCGGGTTGAACATAAAAAAGTGTTAGTGCAACGGCTCTTACCTAAATTGGCTAAACTAACCGACCCGGTTGAACAAGCACATTACCTACAACAACTGGCTGATGTCGTACATGTGGATGTTAGGATCTTACAAGAGAAGATCGCTAAGGGTATGAAGTCGAACGGTAATGTGGTACGTGTGACACAAACTAATCAGCCCAAAACAAAACCAGTCCTCGATCGCTCGACCCGTTTAGCTGAGTATGTCTTTGGAATTACCTTATTGCTACCGGAGCAGTTTGGTTATGTGCGCGATTATCTTGATCCTGAGTTTGTAACCGATCCAGCCTTGCATGACCTTTACATAAGAATGCTAGATCAGTATAATAAGTCGGGTCAGTTTGAGTGTCCGGCTGATACAGATTGGCTGAATCGGCTGCGTTTACAGGTAAATGTTGAACCAACAGCAGACGCTCTAATTCAAGGAATTCGAGAATTGCATAAGCGTTACATTCAACAACGCTTGCGTGATATTGAAATCGAGTTAAAAGACACCACCACAGGGGACGCATTATTAGAAGAGGCTAATTTACTTACACAACAATTGACCGAACTATCCCGTTAA
- a CDS encoding sigma-70 family RNA polymerase sigma factor — MPKRSAKPVKSKPAAKPKTKPKPRLVKKVARKIKKPTAPRTAAVILAEAVPFPIEGAELLLKKGRTRNFLTETEILYTFNNLEDYVSDFEQWLGQLEKSSIQLIETDGNVLGLDAKKVGLVDANREKAGKAAMDLSDISGDSIQMYLREIGKVPLLSTEEEIRLAKLKEAGDLEAKRKLLEANLRLVVSIAKKFTGRSLSLLDLIQEGNIGLHRAVEKFDYRKGYKFSTYATWWIRQAITRSLADQSRTIRIPVHMVETINKFQQIERGLIQILGREPLPEEIAAEMGEVIEKVHTIIKISQETVSLETSVGDDESEDSTLGDFIEDQKTMSPDRSASLQLLKDHVYDIIKDLPPREQKILEMRFGLVDGVSHTLEEVGQEFGVTRERIRQIEAKALDKIQQHVGMRKLRDY, encoded by the coding sequence ATGCCCAAACGATCGGCCAAACCAGTCAAGTCAAAACCAGCGGCCAAACCAAAAACCAAACCGAAACCTCGGTTGGTTAAGAAAGTAGCCCGTAAAATAAAAAAACCCACTGCTCCTCGTACGGCAGCCGTTATTTTAGCTGAGGCGGTACCGTTTCCGATTGAAGGCGCTGAGCTGTTATTAAAAAAAGGGCGCACCCGAAACTTTCTCACCGAGACAGAAATTTTATATACCTTCAACAATTTAGAAGATTACGTATCAGACTTTGAACAGTGGTTGGGACAATTAGAAAAATCTAGTATTCAATTAATTGAAACCGACGGTAATGTGCTTGGATTAGATGCGAAGAAAGTTGGCCTGGTTGATGCTAATCGTGAAAAAGCCGGTAAAGCGGCGATGGATTTATCCGACATTTCTGGCGATTCTATTCAGATGTATCTGCGAGAAATTGGTAAAGTGCCGTTGTTATCAACTGAAGAAGAAATTCGTCTGGCAAAATTAAAAGAAGCGGGCGATCTTGAGGCCAAACGAAAATTATTAGAAGCCAACTTACGGTTAGTGGTGAGTATTGCGAAAAAATTTACCGGGCGATCATTATCATTGTTAGATTTAATTCAAGAAGGTAACATCGGTTTACATCGGGCCGTTGAGAAATTTGATTATCGCAAAGGTTATAAATTTTCCACCTACGCCACCTGGTGGATTCGCCAGGCCATTACGCGGAGCCTGGCCGATCAATCACGCACTATTCGTATCCCTGTGCACATGGTGGAGACAATCAATAAATTCCAACAGATTGAACGCGGTCTCATCCAGATTTTAGGGCGCGAACCATTGCCGGAAGAAATTGCTGCCGAAATGGGTGAGGTAATTGAGAAGGTTCATACGATTATTAAGATTTCTCAAGAAACCGTCTCGTTAGAAACTTCCGTCGGCGATGATGAATCCGAAGATTCTACGTTAGGTGATTTTATTGAGGATCAAAAAACCATGTCGCCCGATCGCTCCGCCTCGTTGCAGTTATTAAAAGACCACGTCTATGACATCATTAAAGATTTACCACCGCGCGAACAAAAGATATTAGAGATGCGTTTTGGTTTAGTGGATGGTGTGTCACACACTTTAGAAGAAGTCGGCCAAGAATTTGGTGTCACCCGCGAACGGATTCGGCAAATTGAAGCCAAAGCCCTCGACAAGATTCAGCAGCACGTGGGTATGCGTAAATTAAGAGATTATTAA
- a CDS encoding FAD-dependent thymidylate synthase, whose amino-acid sequence MPRNVYAISGLAFPPEASAYGLARYSRSAKPAKETFTAMAEKMLEGDAAMQKFFEVFYFQYGHASIADLAHVSMAVENISMIAAMDLVDEPLWDGQERSTRYQHFSKEAVYIPAHAPKSYITGIAYLMAEYNKLYPELLAAVQTQNPLLKDIPEPAYQGATKARAFDMARYLLPLGTLTSVGQITSGRTVEKMISRLYSSSYQEVRDLADDIKKACNTPAFNPFTKEINAALRSIKNARLKKILKPQAPLPSLVKYTAPIKYWLQTRQDLTQAAHELLKIKPVDSSHDVQAWHKQDPLVDAVTTLFYSVTHYSYQQIYRVVHTWSEKKLTEIYELGTRKRGSHDELMRALDTHSVTFDILMDVGSYRDMHRHRRTIQVPQDFTFQHGYDMHPEIGQYGGLYPYQVAMDNITGTLQKLDKTNHAAAVYLMPMGFKRRSLFKMGWNEIDYIGKLRTGPGRHLSYWNIALRMVEEAKKLSPVRASRIPTKPLSMDSVYQR is encoded by the coding sequence ATGCCACGTAATGTTTATGCCATTAGTGGGTTAGCCTTTCCGCCGGAAGCTAGTGCGTATGGTTTAGCGCGGTATAGTCGATCCGCTAAGCCGGCTAAAGAAACATTTACGGCCATGGCAGAAAAAATGTTAGAAGGTGATGCTGCCATGCAGAAGTTTTTTGAAGTCTTTTATTTTCAATATGGTCATGCCTCGATCGCCGATTTAGCTCATGTCAGTATGGCCGTGGAAAATATTTCTATGATTGCCGCCATGGATTTAGTAGATGAACCACTCTGGGATGGGCAAGAACGATCTACTAGATACCAACATTTTTCTAAAGAGGCAGTCTACATCCCAGCTCATGCTCCCAAATCCTATATCACAGGTATTGCTTATTTAATGGCTGAATATAATAAACTTTATCCAGAGTTGTTAGCCGCTGTGCAAACACAAAATCCATTATTAAAAGATATTCCCGAACCAGCTTACCAGGGAGCCACCAAAGCCCGCGCCTTTGATATGGCGCGTTATCTATTACCATTGGGCACACTCACTAGTGTTGGTCAAATTACATCTGGCCGGACAGTTGAAAAAATGATCTCCAGATTATATTCCAGTTCTTATCAAGAAGTGCGTGATTTGGCCGATGATATAAAAAAGGCGTGTAATACACCGGCCTTTAATCCTTTCACTAAAGAAATTAATGCCGCCTTACGATCTATTAAAAATGCCCGTTTAAAAAAGATTCTTAAACCCCAAGCACCCTTACCCAGTTTGGTTAAATATACCGCACCGATTAAGTATTGGCTGCAAACCAGACAAGATTTAACTCAAGCCGCACACGAACTATTAAAGATCAAACCAGTTGATTCTAGCCACGATGTGCAAGCCTGGCATAAGCAAGATCCGTTAGTGGATGCGGTTACAACATTGTTTTATTCCGTGACACATTATTCATACCAGCAAATTTATCGAGTTGTTCATACCTGGTCGGAAAAGAAGCTCACCGAAATTTATGAATTAGGCACGCGTAAAAGGGGATCACACGATGAGTTGATGCGTGCCCTAGATACCCACAGTGTCACCTTTGATATTCTTATGGACGTTGGTTCCTATCGCGATATGCACCGCCATCGTCGCACCATTCAGGTGCCACAAGATTTTACGTTTCAACACGGTTATGACATGCATCCAGAAATAGGCCAGTACGGTGGGTTGTACCCCTATCAAGTAGCCATGGATAATATCACTGGTACTCTCCAAAAATTAGACAAAACCAACCATGCCGCCGCTGTTTATTTAATGCCGATGGGTTTCAAACGCCGGTCATTATTTAAAATGGGTTGGAACGAGATCGACTACATCGGTAAATTACGCACCGGTCCGGGTCGGCATTTATCTTATTGGAATATTGCCTTACGCATGGTTGAAGAGGCCAAAAAACTATCACCCGTACGCGCTAGTCGTATCCCGACTAAGCCATTAAGTATGGATTCTGTGTATCAACGGTAA